The following coding sequences lie in one Apium graveolens cultivar Ventura chromosome 1, ASM990537v1, whole genome shotgun sequence genomic window:
- the LOC141683479 gene encoding uncharacterized protein LOC141683479, with protein MNAISWNCRGLGNSRAVRALRDVVKSYDPSIVFLMETLSNKERIEKLRGKLGYDNQWVVDNIGRGGGLALIWKNSVKCTVIGSGNNFIDVSITNANGSEWRMTGFYGFPERARRKASWDLLKQLSGKSDLPWIVMGDFNDMINIEDRKGPHDHPQVLLDGFKQTIESCVLIELDLMGGSFTWEKSRSTRDWVRGRIDRAFASGDWWNLFPLCKLTVHHCVYSDHDPIQLDMYNTEHAKKKFRFRFENVWLREQKFHEEVAAYWKHLKPSHFLPKLLELSSFMNKWGRRFFNKFRQKIIEQKKQVLKYEDCADDDKTGKYFTEKKILDDLMLNEELYWQQRAKSFWLQDGDSNSKYFHVYATSRRKKSQVSRMIVGKKSGSTRRCVRL; from the coding sequence ATGAATGCTATAAGTTGGAACTGCAGGGGACTGGGGAATTCCCGTGCAGTTCGTGCTCTTAGGGACGTTGTCAAGTCCTATGATCCCAGTATAGTTTTTCTGATGGAAACACTTTCTAATAAGGAGAGAATTGAGAAGTTACGTGGCAAGCTAGGGTATGATAATCAATGGGTAGTGGATAACATTGGTAGAGGAGGGGGTCTTGCTCTAATTTGGAAGAATAGTGTGAAGTGTACGGTGATTGGTTCTGGGAATAACTTTATCGATGTTAGTATAACAAACGCTAATGGCTCAGAATGGAGGATGACAGGGTTTTATGGTTTTCCAGAACGTGCTCGTAGAAAAGCATCTTGGGACCTGCTGAAACAACTATCTGGTAAGTCTGATCTTCCATGGATAGTGATGGGCGACTTCAATGATATGATAAATATCGAGGACAGGAAAGGACCTCATGATCATCCTCAGGTACTATTAGATGGGTTTAAACAAACCATTGAATCATGTGTCCTAATAGAGTTGGATCTTATGGGAGGTAGCTTCACCTGGGAGAAGAGTAGAAGCACTCGTGACTGGGTGCGAGGGAGAATAGATAGGGCGTTTGCTTCTGGTGATTGGTGGAACCTGTTTCCTTTGTGTAAACTGACAGTGCATCATTGTGTCTACTCGGATCATGACCCAATCCAACTGGACATGTATAACACTGAGCATGCTAAGAAAAAATTCAGGTTTCGTTTTGAGAACGTTTGGTTAAGGGAACAAAAATTCCACGAGGAAGTTGCAGCTTACTGGAAGCACTTAAAACCAAGTCACTTTCTTCCTAAGCTTCTAGAGCTATCATCTTTTATGAATAAATGGGGGAGAAGATTCTTTAATAAGTTTCGACAGAAAATTATTGAGCAGAAGAAGCAAGTTTTAAAGTATGAGGACTGTGCAGATGATGACAAGACGGGTAAGTACTTTACAGAGAAGAAAATTCTGGATGATTTGATGCTTAATGAAGAGTTATATTGGCAACAACGGGCCAAATCGTTTTGGCTACAGGATGGTGACTCGAACTCAAAATATTTCCACGTTTATGCCACTAGTAGGCGTAAGAAAAGTCAAGTTTCAAGAATGATAGTAGGGAAGAAATCAGGGAGCACGAGGAGATGTGTGAGATTGTGA